The genomic region TTCGTCGGTCAGGTGATGAAGTCGTCGGGCGGCAAGGCGAACCCGCAGGCGGTCAACGACCTCTTGAAGTCGAAGCTCGGCATCTGAACAACAGGACAATGATGTTGTCCTTGGCGCATGATCGAACCGGATCATGCTCCCTTGCATGCTCCTTCGTCACCTGCGGCGTCGTCGCGCGCGCGTGAACGCGGCGTGATCCTGCCTCACACCCTCCGTTCACGGTCGCACCAGCGTGATCGGCGCCGAATCGCCGAAACCGCGATTCGTTCGCAAATCCGGTTCGGATGACCTCAAACGAGGCAAAACCCGTCTTACCCACGAAAATTTTTTCGTTGCCAAAAATTACGACTCGGCGTCGGCGACGCGCCGCTTTTCGTCGGCGCTCGCGACTCAACGCAATGACGGTCGCGCGTCGATCGCTTGAATGCGAATTCAAGAAAGGCCTGCAATACAAGCGTTTCCTGCAACGTTGACAAATGCCGATGTCGGCGGCTGTTGGCTTTCTTGCATCGTCGCGCCAATGCATCGCCGATTTGAACGGCGACGCGCGCTGTGCGCGTTGCCACCGCTGCGTCAACACTTCCTTAAGCGGGACACTGTTTTTTTCGGTCTGTTGGTGTATTCGGGAAGCAGTGCATATCGATTCCCGAGTGCACGCAGCGAAGTAGAGCCATCTCACATACTGGAGGGCAACATGGCTAAGAAGGCAAAGAAGGCGAAGAAGGCGAAGAAGGCGAAGAGCGCAGTGAAGAAGACTGCGAAGAAGACCCGCAAGGTCGCCAAGAAGAAGTAAGCCTCTCGCCTCGAGAGGAATGTCGGCGGCTTGACGCCGGCACGTCGCGAGAGCCAGCGGACGGACTGCTGAGAGGCACATCCACCCAAGGCTCTGGCTGACGAAAGAGGGTGTCGGCGAGACATCAGGTCAAACGGCTGGATCGAATTTCGGAGAGGGCAACCTTCCCAAAACCGGTCCGGCAGAAGAAACAGAGATTTCTTCGTTCGGTGCGGAGCCCGCTTGGTTCCGCAATTTCACCGGCGAGAATGCCGAGCTGAAATCTGGTCCTGACGTGTTCGCCGACCCCCTCGTTCCGGCGGCCCGCGCAGTCCGCGCCCGGCAGCCACTTTCCCCATCCCCGTTCCGGATCGACGTTGGGCCTGACGGCCTCGCGTTGCTTTTGTCTGTGCGGCCGGCCGCACGCCGTTCCGCGGCTCGTCAATCGGTCGCACCGCCCCTCCGTCAATTTCGAAACTGATTGCCCGGCAGACCTGCCGGCGCCCGCGGCCAATGTCCGCCATGGTTATCGTTGTCCCAAGCACCAGGGTAAACCGGCGTTCACGAATGCAAGGAAGTGCCTGCGGCACAGGCACTTCTGCGATTCCTGGAAGCGCCCCTGGCGGTTCCGATTTACATCCCGTTCATCGCGATACTTAAACCGCTCTTCAAATTTGATGGGCCATGATCATCCCAACAAGCCGGCAAGACGGCACGCGGTGATCCCAAGGATCGGCGCCGGGCATGATCAAGAGATCAGCCCGGGAATGACAGGGTAGTTTTTAACAGTGGACGGGGGCCGCGCTCGGGGGAGGGTGGCCAACAACAAAAAGGGGAATGAGAATGTTTCAGGGGGTCATCGATCAGGAAAGCGCTGTCCCGGTTGCCGCAACGGCAATCCAGGACGTGCTGTTCGAACGTGGCATGTATTGGGCGAGCGGCCGCTCCGGTGTGGTCAACCTCATCGCGGCGCACAAATGGTTCAACCTGGCGGCGCTCAAGGGACGTACCGACGCGATCGCGCACCGGCGCGAAGTCGCCGAGCAGATGTCCGATGTCGAGATCGCGGCTGCCCAGCGCGAAGCCCGCGCCTGGATGACGACGCACTAAGCAAGGCAGCCGATATCGATGGGAGCCTCGGCTCCCTCGCTCCACCTAGAACCAGTATCGCGCCGCGTAGATCACGGTCATCAGCGCTCCGGCCACGATGACGAACTGCCGGACGATGTGGGCGGGAAGGATCCGGATCAGGAAGCCTCCGGCATAGCCGCCGATCACGGCGCCGAGCAGCATCGCCCAGGTCTCCGGCCACCGCACTGCTCCCTGAAAGACAAAGATCAATGTGGCAGCGAGCGACACGCAGGTCGCGAGCAGGTTCTTCAACGCCTTGATCGCCCTGATGTCGTTGGGCTCGGTGATCGACAGCACCGCGGTCAGGATGACGCCTAATCCGGCACCGAAGAACCCTCCATAGACGCACGCCAATCCCAGGGCGGCACCGCTCGCGCCGGTCGACGACAGGGCCGCGGCCCTCTCGCACCCGACGGTCCATCCCTGGATCCGCGGCGCGAGGGCAAACAACAGCGTTGCAAATGCGATCAGAGCCGGTACCGGCAGCACGAACAGCCGTTCTGGAAGCAGCAGCAGCACGCCGGCGCCGATTGTGCCGCCGAGCGTGGCGACCGCGACGTAGCTGATCGTGCGCCGCGTCGGCGGCGGCAGCTTGCCGCGATCGGCGAGCGCTGCGATCAAATGCCCCGGCGAGATCGCCACCGCATTCGACGCGTTGGCGATGACGGCCGGCAGGCCCGCCGCGAGCATCGCCGGAAAGGTGATGAGCGTCGCGCCGCCCGCCAGTGCATTGATGGTGCCTCCGGCGAGCCCGGCCGCCAGCAACAGAAGACTTGTCTGGGTATCCATCCTTCACCCTCTTGAGGGTGAGCAGGCTAGCGGCGGCGCGCCAATCGGTCTGGAACGTCTGTGACGTCACCTCAGCCGCGCCAGTAGACGCCCGGCGTCGTGCCAAAGGTGCGGCGGAACAGCCGGGTAAGGTGGCTCTGGTCGGAAAAGCCCGCATCTGCCGCGACTGCCGCGATCGGCTCGCCGGCGCGCAGCAATTGCCGGGCAAGATTGAGGCGGGCCAGCAGGCGGAAGGTATGCGGCGGGATGCCGAGCTCGCGGCTGACCATGCGGCTGAACCCTTCGCGGCTTCGCCCGAAGCCGGCGGCAATCGCTCCGATCGGCCCGACGCTCTCGGTCAGTGCGATGCCGAGCTTGTCGGTGCGCCCGGCGGGGTGGGACGGCGCGCACGACAGGATGTCGTCGGCGATCTCGCTGACCTGCCCAGGCGAGATCTCGTCGACGTTGCGCCAACGCTGCCGGAAGCGGATGATCCGCACCGACGAGCGGACGCGGCCCGCTGGAACGTAGGCGTTGAGGCAGACCGTTTCCTCGTCCGACATCGTCATCGGCGCATGCAGCATTCCGGCCGGAATGAGCGCGGCATGACCGGCAGGCACGGTGACGGTCGCGCCGCCGATGCGAAAGGCACGCGAACCCGACAGCACCAGCACGATCTGGCTCTCGTCATGGAAGTGCGGCTTGAGGCCAAGCGAGCCGGCGCCGCGCCACGATGCCAGCTCGACGATGTCTTCCCTGTCGGCTTGCTGATAAGTCCAGGCATTGGTCATGGCGAGGCGAGCGATCACTGAGGTCTCGAACCGATGGGGTGGGTGATCCCCAAGCGTAGCACGGGGGATCACCGCCCGTCATCGGACGTCACCGCTACGCAACCGAGGCGATCGGCGAGGCCGAGCGCATCGTCACTATCGCGATGAGGGCGGCGACGAGGTTGGCGGCTGCACTGATCGCGACCGGAATGAGGTAGCTGTGGCTGATGTCGTAGGCGAAGCCGGCGGCGCTCGGGCCCAGCAGCGTGCCAACAGCGACGCTGGTGTAGAGGATGCCGATGATGCCGCCGACATTGCGGCCGCCGAAATGGTCGGTGACGACAGCGGGCAGGATCGCGACCCAGCCGCCATAGAACAGGCCGAACAGCAGCGCGAAGACCGTGAGCGACCAGAAAGTGCCGGCGATCGCCCAGATCGCCAGCGAGACGGCCATGCCGAGGTACATCGCGACCAGGAATGCATCGCGGCCGACGCGGTCGGCGATGCCGCCGAGAAAGAAGCGGCCGGCGGTGCTGCCGACCCCGATCATCCCGAGCAGCAGCACGGCAAGCGTCGGCGCGACCTGATGATCGACCGCGAAGGGCACGAGGTGCACGAAGGGCACGAACACGCCGAACGCGCTGATCAGGCAGGCGGCATAGAGCCCGGCGAAGCGGGCGGTCCGCACCGCAGCGCGGATCGAGACGCCCTGCCGGAGCGGCGCGCCCGAAACCGTCTCGAGCGGATCGCCGTCC from Bradyrhizobium elkanii USDA 76 harbors:
- a CDS encoding sulfite exporter TauE/SafE family protein, translated to MDTQTSLLLLAAGLAGGTINALAGGATLITFPAMLAAGLPAVIANASNAVAISPGHLIAALADRGKLPPPTRRTISYVAVATLGGTIGAGVLLLLPERLFVLPVPALIAFATLLFALAPRIQGWTVGCERAAALSSTGASGAALGLACVYGGFFGAGLGVILTAVLSITEPNDIRAIKALKNLLATCVSLAATLIFVFQGAVRWPETWAMLLGAVIGGYAGGFLIRILPAHIVRQFVIVAGALMTVIYAARYWF
- a CDS encoding AraC family transcriptional regulator, yielding MIARLAMTNAWTYQQADREDIVELASWRGAGSLGLKPHFHDESQIVLVLSGSRAFRIGGATVTVPAGHAALIPAGMLHAPMTMSDEETVCLNAYVPAGRVRSSVRIIRFRQRWRNVDEISPGQVSEIADDILSCAPSHPAGRTDKLGIALTESVGPIGAIAAGFGRSREGFSRMVSRELGIPPHTFRLLARLNLARQLLRAGEPIAAVAADAGFSDQSHLTRLFRRTFGTTPGVYWRG
- a CDS encoding MFS transporter: MHAGYQRAKPFYGWYVVTAAFVVTLIGFGSAYTFSSFVESLQREFGASRGSVSLVFSFAGFLYFGLGMISGPLADRWGARRLAGLGMVLVGLGMVLAGQAQTILQVYAAYSIGIGAGVGCAYVPTLGAVQRWFVRRRGFASGLAVSGIGVGTLVMPPLATWLITSLGWRDAYVVLGVVAAVAGIGASLLIADDPRRYGTGPDGDPLETVSGAPLRQGVSIRAAVRTARFAGLYAACLISAFGVFVPFVHLVPFAVDHQVAPTLAVLLLGMIGVGSTAGRFFLGGIADRVGRDAFLVAMYLGMAVSLAIWAIAGTFWSLTVFALLFGLFYGGWVAILPAVVTDHFGGRNVGGIIGILYTSVAVGTLLGPSAAGFAYDISHSYLIPVAISAAANLVAALIAIVTMRSASPIASVA